A part of Campylobacter concisus genomic DNA contains:
- a CDS encoding 4Fe-4S dicluster domain-containing protein produces the protein MKKYMMIHDENLCIGCQGCSVACRSANNVPRGLYRLQVHAKMSGTFPNLKTDFLRQSCVMCEDAPCVEVCPTGASFKTADGVTLLDHRICVSCKYCILACPYDARYVLPNGEIGKCTFCYESRLEEGKEPACVSVCPTNALTFGDVNDENSKISKKLKESKYYLPKAELNTKPSLAMIANTKGAHHE, from the coding sequence ATGAAAAAATATATGATGATACATGATGAAAATTTATGCATCGGCTGTCAAGGCTGCTCGGTAGCTTGCAGAAGTGCAAACAACGTACCAAGGGGACTTTACCGCTTGCAGGTGCATGCAAAGATGAGTGGGACATTTCCAAATTTAAAGACTGACTTTTTACGTCAAAGCTGTGTTATGTGCGAAGATGCACCTTGTGTTGAGGTTTGCCCAACTGGTGCTAGCTTTAAAACAGCTGATGGCGTGACGCTACTTGATCATAGAATTTGTGTTAGTTGCAAATACTGCATCCTAGCCTGTCCATACGACGCTCGTTATGTCTTGCCAAATGGTGAGATAGGCAAATGCACATTTTGCTATGAGAGTAGGCTAGAAGAGGGCAAAGAGCCAGCTTGCGTTAGCGTCTGCCCTACAAATGCCCTAACTTTTGGCGATGTAAATGATGAAAACTCTAAAATTTCAAAGAAATTAAAAGAGAGCAAATACTACTTGCCAAAAGCGGAGCTAAATACAAAACCTTCACTTGCGATGATCGCAAATACAAAAGGAGCACACCATGAATAA